The segment GTGAGAAGCGTCGCCCGGCTGGCCGAAAAGCGCTGGGGGCCCGAAGTTGCACAGCCAACCGTTCGTCTTTTCTTCATGTCGTCCCGCACTCGGCGGTCACGGACCCGGCCCTAGCGTTTCCGGCGCTCCAAACCCTTGTCCCGTGACATCCCTCGCCCCGGAGGACGTTCAGACATGTCCGCTCAGTTCAGCAGCCGCGCCAAGCGTCGCCTGACCGCGATCGGCAGCGCCGTCGCGCTGACCGCCGCCTCGCTCGGCCTGTGGGCCGCGACCGGCTCCACCGCCCAGGCGGCCGGCCTGCCCACCCCCGACCACGTGGTCGTCGTGGTGATGGAGAACCACGCGTACAGCCAGGTGATCGGCAGCTCCAGCGCCCCGTACCTGAACAACACGCTGAAGGCCGGCGGCGCCAACCTCACCCAGTCCTACGGCCTGACCCACCCGTCGGAGCCGAACTACTACATGCTGTTCTCCGGCTCCAACCAGGGCCGCACCGACGACAGCTGTGTGAGCGTCGGCTCGATGACCGCCCCCAACCTGGGCTCCGAGCTGATCGCCGCCGGCAAGACCTGGGGCTCGTACAACGAGGGCCTGCCCAGCCAGGGCTCCACCACCTGCTCCAACTCCAGCGGCAAGTACGCGCAGAAGCACAACCCGTGGTTCGGCTTCTCCAACGTGCCGACCAACACCGCGTACACCTTCGCGCAGTTCCCGACCGACTACACCCAGCTCCCGAAGGTCTCCTTCGTGGTGCCGAACCTGTGCAACGACATGCACGACTGCTCGGTCTCCACCGGCGACACCTGGATCAAGAACAACCTGGGCGCGTACGCGACCTGGGCGCAGACCCACAACAGCATCCTGGTCGTCACCTTCGACGAGGACAACAGCCTCTCCGGCAACCGGATCCCGACCGTCCTCTACGGCCAGCACGTCACCCCGGGCTCCAGCAGCGCCACCACCTACAACCACTACAACGTGCTGCGCACCCTGGAGGACCTGGCGGGCCTGAGCACCCACGCCGGCAACGCCGCCTCCGCCGCCGACATCACCGGCATCTGGAACTGACGCCTGATGTACCTCGCGGACGCCCGCTCCACCAAGAGTGACCGCGCCGCGGCCGCCGCCCCGAACTCCGGTTCGGGGCGGCGCGCCGCCGTCCCCGGCACCGTGTTCGCGCTCGGCGCGGTCAGCCTGGTCACCGACGTCTCCTCCGAGATGGTCAGCGCCGTACTGCCGCTGTACGTGGTCACCGCGCTCGGCCTGTCCCCGCTCGGCTTCGGCCTGCTCGACGGCATCAACAACGGCGTCGGCGCGCTGGTCCGGCTGCTCGGCGGCCACCTCGCCGACCGCGGCGGCCGCGGCCACAAACTGGTCGCCGGACTCGGCTACGGCCTGTCCGCGCTGTGCAAGCCGCTGCTGCTGCTCGCCCACACCCTGCCGGCGATCGGCGCCGTCCTGGCGGTCGACCGGACCGGCAAGGGCCTGCGCACCGCCCCCCGGGACGCGATGATCTCGCTGGCCACCGCACCCGAGCACCGCGGCCGGGCGTTCGGCGTGCACCGCGCGATGGACACCGCCGGGGCGCTGATCGGCCCGCTGCTGGCCTTCGCCGTGCTGCGCTCCGTCGGCGACCGGGCCGAACGCTCCGGCTACAGCGCCGTGTTCACCGTCTCCGGCTGCGTCGCGCTGCTCGGCGTGCTGCTGCTGGCGATGTTCGTCCCCGGCCGGATCACCCGGGCCGGGAAACCCGCCACCGACCCGACGGCGCCCAAGCCCACGCTGCGCGACGCGCTC is part of the Kitasatospora setae KM-6054 genome and harbors:
- a CDS encoding MFS transporter, with product MYLADARSTKSDRAAAAAPNSGSGRRAAVPGTVFALGAVSLVTDVSSEMVSAVLPLYVVTALGLSPLGFGLLDGINNGVGALVRLLGGHLADRGGRGHKLVAGLGYGLSALCKPLLLLAHTLPAIGAVLAVDRTGKGLRTAPRDAMISLATAPEHRGRAFGVHRAMDTAGALIGPLLAFAVLRSVGDRAERSGYSAVFTVSGCVALLGVLLLAMFVPGRITRAGKPATDPTAPKPTLRDALALLARPELRRLTLAAVLLGLTTVSDAFLYLLLQRELDLPAHLFPLLPLGTAGVFLLLAFPLGLVADRIGRRTLFLLGHAVLLCGYAVVLSPLRGAAVAAAVLLLHGTFYAATDGVLAAATAATVPDGQQGAGQALVGTGQALARFACSLAFGAAWTLCGPRPALAATAAALAATALAATWLLRPAGTPADRPR
- a CDS encoding alkaline phosphatase family protein produces the protein MSAQFSSRAKRRLTAIGSAVALTAASLGLWAATGSTAQAAGLPTPDHVVVVVMENHAYSQVIGSSSAPYLNNTLKAGGANLTQSYGLTHPSEPNYYMLFSGSNQGRTDDSCVSVGSMTAPNLGSELIAAGKTWGSYNEGLPSQGSTTCSNSSGKYAQKHNPWFGFSNVPTNTAYTFAQFPTDYTQLPKVSFVVPNLCNDMHDCSVSTGDTWIKNNLGAYATWAQTHNSILVVTFDEDNSLSGNRIPTVLYGQHVTPGSSSATTYNHYNVLRTLEDLAGLSTHAGNAASAADITGIWN